The Populus nigra chromosome 19, ddPopNigr1.1, whole genome shotgun sequence genome includes a window with the following:
- the LOC133679967 gene encoding glucan endo-1,3-beta-glucosidase 14-like isoform X1: MHCFCLFVFQESARKENRCLSCWLNWVAAFFIVVYCIFKLGNQGVQVLGAGLGINYGQIADNLPSPSRVSAMLQSLDVSRLKLYDADPKVLQAFSNSSVEFIVGIGNEYLQDMADPVKAQNWVQQHLQPYLAQTKITCISVGNEVFMSNDTQMWSNLLPAMKMVHNTLVNLGLDKQVIVTTAHPFTIIGNSYPPSSGTFRQDIIEYMHAILDFHSQTKSPFLINAYPFFAYKDSPDQIPLDYVLFQPNEGMTDPNTNLHYDNMLYAQVDAVYSAIKAVGHTDVEVKISETGWPSKGDPTEVGSTLQNAELYHSNLLKRIQQKQGTPAKPSVPIDIYVFALFNENLKPGPTSERNYGLFYPDGTPVFNMGLQGNPPGITYSSASNINALSTFSLVISVLAYLIHA; this comes from the exons ATGCATTGTTTCTGCTTGTTTGTTTTCCAGGAAAGTGCGAGGAAAGAAAATAGATGCTTAAGTTGCTGGCTTAACTGGGTTGCCgccttttttattgttgtatacTGTATATTCAAGCTTGGAAACCAAG GTGTCCAAGTCCTTGGTGCTGGGCTTGGAATTAACTATGGACAGATTGCCGACAACCTCCCATCTCCCTCTCGTGTTTCCGCGATGCTTCAATCCCTCGACGTCAGCAGGTTAAAACTCTATGATGCCGATCCGAAAGTCCTGCAGGCCTTTTCTAATTCAAGTGTTGAATTCATTGTTGGGATTGGGAACGAGTACCTCCAAGACATGGCTGATCCTGTCAAAGCTCAAAACTGGGTTCAACAGCATCTTCAACCCTACCTCGCTCAAACCAAAATCACTTGCATATCTGTCGGGAACGAGGTTTTCATGAGCAATGATACTCAGATGTGGTCAAATCTCCTTCCGGCAATGAAGATGGTGCATAACACTCTTGTTAATCTTGGATTAGATAAACAAGTGATTGTCACTACTGCACATCCCTTTACCATCATAGGAAATTCCTACCCTCCTTCATCCGGGACTTTCCGGCAAGATATTATCGAATACATGCATGCGATCTTGGATTTTCATTCTCAAACCAAGTCACCATTCCTTATCAACGCATATCCCTTTTTTGCATACAAGGATAGCCCAGACCAAATACCTCTAGATTATGTCCTTTTCCAGCCTAACGAAGGGATGACAGATCCAAACACAAATCTGCATTATGATAATATGTTGTACGCTCAAGTAGATGCTGTGTATTCAGCAATTAAAGCAGTCGGACATACAGATGTTGAAGTTAAGATCTCAGAGACAGGTTGGCCATCCAAGGGGGATCCTACCGAGGTTGGATCAACACTACAAAACGCAGAGCTATATCATAGTAATCTGTTGAAGAGAATTCAGCAGAAGCAAGGCACACCAGCAAAACCATCCGTGCCGATTGACATATATGTTTTTGCACTCTTTAACGAGAATTTAAAGCCCGGTCCGACATCTGAAAGGAACTACGGGCTCTTTTATCCCGACGGTACTCCAGTTTTTAACATGGGATTGCAGGGCAATCCTCCTGGAATAACTTATTCCTCGGCATCCAATATAAAT GCATTGTCTACCTTCAGCTTGGTGATATCTGTTCTAGCATACTTGATCCATGCTTAG
- the LOC133679967 gene encoding glucan endo-1,3-beta-glucosidase 14-like isoform X2, with amino-acid sequence MATYSVHLRLLFLLLALSGVQVLGAGLGINYGQIADNLPSPSRVSAMLQSLDVSRLKLYDADPKVLQAFSNSSVEFIVGIGNEYLQDMADPVKAQNWVQQHLQPYLAQTKITCISVGNEVFMSNDTQMWSNLLPAMKMVHNTLVNLGLDKQVIVTTAHPFTIIGNSYPPSSGTFRQDIIEYMHAILDFHSQTKSPFLINAYPFFAYKDSPDQIPLDYVLFQPNEGMTDPNTNLHYDNMLYAQVDAVYSAIKAVGHTDVEVKISETGWPSKGDPTEVGSTLQNAELYHSNLLKRIQQKQGTPAKPSVPIDIYVFALFNENLKPGPTSERNYGLFYPDGTPVFNMGLQGNPPGITYSSASNINALSTFSLVISVLAYLIHA; translated from the exons ATGGCCACTTACTCTGTCCATCTTCGTCTTCTTTTCTTGCTTCTCGCTCTTTCAG GTGTCCAAGTCCTTGGTGCTGGGCTTGGAATTAACTATGGACAGATTGCCGACAACCTCCCATCTCCCTCTCGTGTTTCCGCGATGCTTCAATCCCTCGACGTCAGCAGGTTAAAACTCTATGATGCCGATCCGAAAGTCCTGCAGGCCTTTTCTAATTCAAGTGTTGAATTCATTGTTGGGATTGGGAACGAGTACCTCCAAGACATGGCTGATCCTGTCAAAGCTCAAAACTGGGTTCAACAGCATCTTCAACCCTACCTCGCTCAAACCAAAATCACTTGCATATCTGTCGGGAACGAGGTTTTCATGAGCAATGATACTCAGATGTGGTCAAATCTCCTTCCGGCAATGAAGATGGTGCATAACACTCTTGTTAATCTTGGATTAGATAAACAAGTGATTGTCACTACTGCACATCCCTTTACCATCATAGGAAATTCCTACCCTCCTTCATCCGGGACTTTCCGGCAAGATATTATCGAATACATGCATGCGATCTTGGATTTTCATTCTCAAACCAAGTCACCATTCCTTATCAACGCATATCCCTTTTTTGCATACAAGGATAGCCCAGACCAAATACCTCTAGATTATGTCCTTTTCCAGCCTAACGAAGGGATGACAGATCCAAACACAAATCTGCATTATGATAATATGTTGTACGCTCAAGTAGATGCTGTGTATTCAGCAATTAAAGCAGTCGGACATACAGATGTTGAAGTTAAGATCTCAGAGACAGGTTGGCCATCCAAGGGGGATCCTACCGAGGTTGGATCAACACTACAAAACGCAGAGCTATATCATAGTAATCTGTTGAAGAGAATTCAGCAGAAGCAAGGCACACCAGCAAAACCATCCGTGCCGATTGACATATATGTTTTTGCACTCTTTAACGAGAATTTAAAGCCCGGTCCGACATCTGAAAGGAACTACGGGCTCTTTTATCCCGACGGTACTCCAGTTTTTAACATGGGATTGCAGGGCAATCCTCCTGGAATAACTTATTCCTCGGCATCCAATATAAAT GCATTGTCTACCTTCAGCTTGGTGATATCTGTTCTAGCATACTTGATCCATGCTTAG